A region from the Ptychodera flava strain L36383 chromosome 10, AS_Pfla_20210202, whole genome shotgun sequence genome encodes:
- the LOC139142133 gene encoding translin-associated protein X-like yields the protein MATSTRGGKGNKRYRRGDSRNSRQFEEKRVGSAKPVDENSFVIKCFREFQKELDAKHDRHERIVKLSRDITIESKRIIFLLHRIHSGSKEDILDEAETKIKEINDKYFRKISSELHGEDPYQYLRAFSAGLQEYIEAVSFCFYLKHGDLIGLEEVQRNLNFFVDVPAETETKCKEEEPKTADAEEASNGDECQIEQPKKTQCLEATVHVPPTEFILGIADLTGELMRYCINCIGNGNTSSPFGLVTFMRDLYQGYQSFGNLATREITRKVSVLRQSLQKVEKACYTLQVRGSEMPEHMLIDVISSEGNREPDFHSDMLE from the coding sequence ATGGCGACATCCACACGCGGTGGTAAGGGAAACAAACGGTACCGCAGAGGGGATTCCAGAAACTCGCGTCAGTTTGAAGAGAAACGGGTTGGCAGCGCAAAACCAGTCGATGAAAACTCCTTCGTCATAAAATGCTTCCGGGAATTCCAGAAAGAGCTTGATGCCAAACACGACAGACATGAACGGATTGTCAAACTTAGCCGCGATATCACGATAGAGAGCAAAAGAATTATATTTCTCCTTCATCGGATTCATAGCGGCAGCAAAGAAGATATTTTGGACGAGGCTGAGACGAAGATTAAAGAAATAAACGACAAGTATTTCAGGAAAATTTCAAGTGAGTTGCATGGAGAAGATCCGTACCAATACTTGAGAGCCTTTTCAGCAGGTCTCCAAGAGTACATCGAAGCAGTTTCCTTCTGCTTCTACTTGAAACATGGGGACCTCATCGGCTTAGAGGAAGTTCAGAGAAATTTGAACTTCTTCGTCGATGTTCCGGCAGAAACGGAGACCAAGTGCAAAGAAGAGGAACCAAAGACAGCCGACGCAGAAGAGGCGTCAAATGGGGATGAATGTCAGATAGAACAGCCGAAGAAAACCCAGTGTCTGGAAGCAACCGTGCACGTTCCTCCTACTGAATTTATCCTTGGGATAGCCGACCTGACCGGGGAACTGATGCGGTACTGCATAAACTGCATCGGCAATGGCAACACCAGCTCACCATTCGGGTTGGTCACCTTCATGCGTGATCTGTACCAAGGGTATCAGTCATTTGGCAACCTAGCAACAAGAGAGATCACCCGGAAAGTGTCTGTGTTGAGGCAGAGCCTCCAGAAAGTTGAGAAAGCCTGTTACACTCTGCAAGTTAGGGGATCAGAAATGCCTGAACATATGTTAATTGATGTCATCAGCTCTGAAGGCAACAGAGAACCAGACTTTCACAGTGACATGTTGGAGTGA
- the LOC139142132 gene encoding U3 small nucleolar RNA-associated protein 14 homolog A-like — MANTAALLSAGLSSSIHSNHDDDDDIISADEAMDDNSDDDNDSEPEDEDAKHKNLLNAISALDGKKKKRQRSEPSQEVSVFNLNTSAVTGKKVRIHELLGTLKSTASHGELKKQLQKIQKKNKKVATPLPKVQADRIQRSIAYESTVKKISKWDHIVQANRRAEHQTFPLYEERLTAATTDDFIKSFKPGNSLEEEIYTVLHGSKFAERPNQELSQAEEDALNAMSVEEAQERRKELQKMRALQSYYETKCRRQGKIKSKKYHRIKRKAKERSEKKQLEELERTDPEAYQQYVQKTEKLRAEERLTLKHKNTGKWAKNVSRFGKYNPDSVKAVTEQLEKSKSLTTKIAGTFEADSEEDVQDDEAEDVASIKPSLSDINNPWFSGQPNVGKKDAKDEAGPKNEKAVGLRLPEIRAERADEDSSESEDEKGRKNLSRPKPVRKVRFFDEQQSSEEEEMEEVKEEKKKDLQPWQPVARRSSVENNKADESDSYDDEDDDDQTRRQRRTASTQSRTNGFHKDETATEEVHVDPSQFFTIEAKTLSSERPDLAVVQDELEEEDDQRLNIQEAFADDDVVAEFSREKLDQVEEDKPKDIDLSLPGWGEWGGAGIIPNQRKKKKKFVIKAAPQAPRKDKFLPNVIINEDRDKKIAMHQVSELPFRYTSVQQFERSIRQPIGQTWNTESSFKKLTKPRVSTKQGVIISPITAEEAFENKEKSKVRTGREISASGELKFSDRDNKRQKNQKKNRKKQKTDQ; from the exons ATGGCGAATACAGCGGCTCTACTAAG TGCTGGTCTATCAAGCAGTATCCATTctaatcatgatgatgatgatgacatcataAGTGCTGATGAGGCTATGGATGACAacagtgatgatgataatgacagTGAACCAGAG GATGAGGATGCCAAACACAAGAATTTGCTAAATGCCATCAGCGCCCTTGATGGAAAGAAAAA GAAACGTCAACGATCAGAACCCAGTCAAGAAGTGTCGGTCTTCAACTTGAACACAAGTGCAG TGACAGGTAAGAAAGTGAGGATTCATGAACTACTTGGAACATTGAAATCAACCGCCAGCCACGGTGAATTGAAAAAACAACTGCAGAAGAttcagaagaagaacaagaaagtgGCAACGCCATTACCAAAAGTACAAGCTGATAGG ATCCAAAGAAGTATCGCATATGAATCAACAGTCAAAAAGATTTCCAAATGGGATCACATCGTTCAGGCAAACAGGAGAGCAGAACATCAAACATTTCCTCTGTATGAAGAGAGGTTGACGGCGGCCACAACTGATGACTTTATCAAGAGTTTCAAG CCTGGAAATTCCCTTGAGGAAGAGATCTACACTGTGTTACATGGCAGTAAGTTTGCTGAAAGACCAAATCAGGAACTCAGTCAAGCTGAGGAAGACGCTTTGAACGCAATGAGCGTTGAAGAG GCTCAAGAAAGACGCAAGGAATTGCAGAAAATGAGAGCATTACAGTCTTACTATGAAACAAAATGCAGAAGACAGgggaaaataaaaagtaaaaa ATACCATCGTATCAAGAGGAAAGCCAAGGAAAGGTCTGAGAAAAAACAACTGGAAGAATTGGAACGGACTGATCCAGAGGCATATCAGCAATACGTACAGAAAACTGAAAAGTTAAGAGCTGAG GAAAGACTGACATTGAAACACAAGAACACAGGAAAATGGGCAAAGAATGTGTCAAGATTTGGGAAATACAATCCAGAT AGCGTGAAGGCTGTTACCGAGCAACTGGAAAAGAGTAAGAGTCTAACCACCAAGATTGCTGGGACCTTTGAAGCAGACTCTGAAGAGGATGTACAAGATGATGAGGCTGAGGACGTTGCATCCATCAAACCTAGCCTCAGTGATATCAACAATCCTTGGTTCTCAGGGCAGCCGAATGTAGGAAAGAAAGATGCGAAAGATGAGGCAGGACCCAAGAACGAGAAAGCGGTGGGACTACGACTTCCCGAAATTAGAGCTGAGAGGGCAGATGAAGATAGCTCAGAATCAGAAGATGAGAAGGGAAGGAAGAATTTGTCTCGTCCGAAGCCAGTTAGAAAAGTGAGATTTTTTGATGAGCAGCAATCGAGTGAGGAGGAGGAGATGGAAGAGGTGAAAGAGGAGAAGAAGAAAGACTTGCAACCATGGCAACCAGTTGCCAGGCGCAGTTCTGTTGAAAACAACAAAGCTGATGAGTCAGATTCTtatgatgatgaggatgatgatgatcaaaCAAGAAGGCAAAGGAGGACTGCATCGACACAGAGCAGGACTAATGGCTTCCATAAAGATGAGACAGCCACTGAGGAAGTGCATGTTGATCCGTCCCAATTTTTCACCATCGAAGCCAAGACACTGTCCTCGGAAAGGCCGGATCTGGCCGTCGTTCAGGATGAGCTGGAAGAAGAGGATGATCAGAGACTGAACATCCAGGAGGCATTTGCTGATGACGATGTGGTAGCTGAGTTCTCCAGGGAGAAACTGGACCAAGTAGAGGAGGACAAACCAAAGGATATTGATCTGTCTTTGCCTGGTTGGGGAGAATGGGGAGGTGCTGGAATCATACCAAATCAacgaaagaagaagaagaa ATTTGTCATCAAGGCTGCCCCACAAGCACCAAGAAAGGACAAGTTTCTACCAAATGTTATCATCAATGAAGACAGAGACAAGAAAATAGCTATGCATCAA GTCAGTGAACTGCCATTTCGCTATACCAGTGTACAGCAGTTTGAGCGCAGCATCCGTCAGCCTATCGGACAAACTTGGAACACAGAGTCGTCCTTCAAGAAACTGACCAAGCCCAGAGTGAGCACAAAGCAAGGTGTGATCATTTCACCAATCACAGCAGAGGAggcttttgaaaacaaagagaaAAGCAAAGTGAGAACAGGACGCGAGATCAGCGCAAGTGGAGAGTTGAAATTTAGTGATAGGGACAATAAGAGACAGaaaaatcagaagaaaaatagaaagaaacAGAAAACAGATCAATGA